The following proteins are encoded in a genomic region of Pungitius pungitius chromosome 17, fPunPun2.1, whole genome shotgun sequence:
- the LOC119219577 gene encoding mucin-2-like, giving the protein MVHLGWLWTKALYLVVMAGSGLVALQSLDLPDSLSVEQPGSAQFAFYLPMQITNRVFTKELLDPASKEYQTMYKEVNDLLNNVYNCPTTCPTSSFYGGVYTMTFSSGSVIANATVIFYNSINSNLVALFFSNANAIKPQVLHLNETYTTRNNILPTTVTKTTTTTAATITTTTLTTTPATTSTTTPTTTTPRPTTTLTTTTARTTTTLTTTMATTTTTTTSTTPTTTTPRPPTTLTTTTARTTTTLTTTMATTTTTTTSTTPTTTTPRPPTTLTTTTPTTTTTTTPRHTTITTPPTTTTIVRTTTPKTTSATTPTSTPPITITITHLKSLSITPTSIFTTTTPTTTRTTTPTTTSPRSTTTLTTTTPTIILTPTPTTTSPQPTTLTTTMPTTTSTTTPTTTTPRTTLTTTTPTTTTTTTPTTTTPRPTTTILTTTTPTITSTPTPKPTTTSPRPTTTLTTTTPTTTSTTTFTTTSPRPTTTLTTTTSTIILTPTPTTTSPQPKTLTTTMPTTTSTTTTPTTTTTQTPTSTITLTTTTPIITSTTTPTTTPRPTTTLTTTTPTPTTTTTTPTTTTTQTPTSTTTLKTTTPTITSTTTPTTTPRPTTTLTTTTPTPTTTTTTPTTTQTPTSTTTLTTTTPTITSITTPTTTPRLTTTLTTTTPTTTSTTTFPTTSPRPTTSLTESLTTTTRTTKFNTIITPTNTLITTKTTTKATNTPDTTTASSTTKTNNATYSDPTVNSATTVSDKPTNSHSISTGKTVAPQTSGSSKGGNDGVPGWGIALLVLASAILLLLIIIFIWMLVRWCCTPTKSVQMNTTQDPYYSDKTQTPQGPLPGYSAQTPVEPNPGSAPVIIGDTPKKNRTGFYAVNP; this is encoded by the exons ATGGTACACCTGGGATGGCTGTGGACCAAGGCTCTGTATTTAGTAGTCATGGCCGGTTCCG GGCTCGTGGCTCTTCAGTCTCTTGACCTGCCTGATTCTCTCAGTGTAGAGCAACCTGGCTCTGCACAGTTTGCCTTCTATTTGCCAATGCAGATCACCAACCGAGTTTTCACCAAAGAACTGCTCGACCCAGCATCTAAGGAATATCAAACCATGTACAAAGAAGTCAATGACCTG TTGAACAACGTCTATAACTGCCCTACCACCTGTCCAACAAGTTCCTTCTATGGAGGTGTTTACACAATGACATTcag CTCTGGATCAGTCATCGCAAATGCAACTGTTATCTTCTATAACAGTATCAACAGCAACCTTgtcgctctctttttttccaatgcCAATGCTATCAAACCCCAAGTCCTCCACCTAAACGAGACGTACACAACCC gTAACAACATACTACCAACTACAgtgacaaagacaacaacaacaactgctgccaCCATAACTACAACAACACTAACTACCACACCAGCAACTACATCAACCACAACACCTACAACAACTACACCTAGACCAACAACAACACTTACAACTACCACAGCAAGAACTACAACAACACTTACAACTACCATGGCAACAacgacaaccacaacaacaagcacAACACCTACAACAACTACACCTAGGCCACCAACAACACTTACAACTACCACAGCAAGAACTACAACAACACTTACAACTACCATGGCAACAacgacaaccacaacaacaagcacAACACCTACAACAACTACACCTAGGCCACCAACAACACTTACAACTACCACAcctacaacaactacaacaactacACCTAGACATACAACAATAACAACCCCACCTACAACTACGACAATAGTTAGGACTACCACTCCGAAAACTACATCAGCCACTACACCTACATCCACCCCACCCATAACTATAACaatcacacatttaaaatcattATCAATTACACCCACTTCAATATTTACAACTACCACGCCAACAACTACAAGAACCACAACACCTACAACAACTTCACCTAGATCTACAACAACACTTACAACTACCACACCAACAATTATATTAACCCCAACACCTACAACCACTTCACCTCAACCTACAACACTTACAACTACCATGCCAACAACTACATCAACCACAACACCTACAACAACTACACCTAGAACTACACTTACAACTACCACGCCAACAACTACGACAACCACAACACCTACAACAACTACACCtagaccaacaacaacaatactCACAACTACCACACCAACAATTACATCAACCCCAACCCCAAAACCTACAACCACTTCACCTCGACCTACAACAACACTTACAACTACCACGCCAACAACTACATCAACCACAACATTTACAACCACTTCACCTCGACCTACAACAACACTTACAACTACCACATCAACAATTATATTAACCCCAACACCTACAACCACTTCACCTCAACCTAAAACACTAACAACTACCATGCCAACAACTACATCAACCACAACCacacctacaactacaacaacCCAAACACCTACAAGTACCATAACACTTACAACTACCACACCAATAATTACATCAACCACAacacctacaactacacctagacCTACAACAACACTTACAACTACCACACCTACACCTACTACAACCACAACCacacctacaactacaacaacCCAAACACCTACAAGTACCACAACACTTAAAACTACCACACCAACAATTACATCAACCACAacacctacaactacacctagacCTACAACAACACTTACAACTACCACACCTACACCTACTACAACCACAACCACACCTACAACTACCCAAACACCTACAAGTACCACAACACTTACAACTACCACACCAACAATTACATCAATCACAacacctacaactacacctagacTTACAACAACTCTTACAACTACCACGCCAACAACTACATCAACCACAACATTTCCAACCACTTCACCTCGACCTACAACATCACTTACTGAATCACTTACCACAACTACTAGAACCACAAAGTTTAACACTATCATTACACCTACAAATACTTTAATAACTACAAAAACTACCACAAAAGCTACAAATACCCCAGATACCACAACAGCATCTTCAACCACCAAGACAAATAATGCAACTTATAGTGACCCTACAGTGAACAGCGCAACAACTGTGAGTGATAAACCCACAAATTCTCACAGTATTTCAACTGGGAAGACGGTAGCTCCCCAGACATCGGGCAGCAGCAAAGGGGGCAATGACGGGGTACCTGGATGGGGTATTGCCCTCTTAGTATTGGCCTCTGCTATCTTGTTGCTACTCATAATCATCTTTATTTGGATG TTGGTCCGATGGTGTTGTACGCCAACAAAAAGCGTTCAAATGAACACTACACAGGATCCATACTACTCTGATAAGACACAAACGCCTCAAGGCCCTCTGCCTGGATACTCAGCTCAAACCCCAGTGGAACCGAACCCGGGGTCTGCCCCTGTCATTATT GGGGACACTCCCAAGAAGAACAGAACAGGGTTCTATGCTGTAAATCCCTGA